Sequence from the Catenuloplanes indicus genome:
GGCGCGTTCGTCGCGGCCGCCGGTGGCACCAGCGCCTGGGCGCTCGACCGCTACGTCTTCGACCACGTGCAGGTGGCGAACGCCTCCGCGCTGACCGACCTGGCCGACGTCGCCGGAACCGGCACCGCGACCGCGAGCGGCTACACCAGCGACACCGCGACGGTCACGATCGAATCGGTGGACACCGGCACGGTGCGGTACTTCGTCGCGGACGTCACGGTCAGCGACGCCACCATCGTCCGGGCCGCGTTCGCGAACGACCAGTTCGGCGAGAACATCATCGCGAACCCGTCCGAGATCGCCGCCGGCGCCGGCGCGGTGCTGGCGATCAACGGTGACTACTACGGGTTCCGGGACACCGGGATCGTGATCCGCAACGGCGTCGCGTTCCGGGACCGGGGCGCCCGGCAGGGACTCGCGATCCACACCGACGGCAGCGCCCGGCTGTACGACGAGACCGCCACGAACGCGGACGCGCTGCTGGCCGACGGGGTCTGGCACACGCTGTCGTTCGGGCCCGGCCTGGTGGAGAACGGCGCGGTGCTGGACGGCATCGACGCCGTGGAGATCGACACCAACGTCGGCAACCACTCCGTGCAGGGCAACCAGCCGCGCACCGGCATCGGGCTGGTCGACGCGAACCACTGGCTGTTCGTGGTCGTCGACGGCCGCAGCGACTCCAGCGCCGGGCTCACCATGAGCGGCTTCGCCCAGGTCTTCGCGGACCGGGGCGCGACCGTGGCGTACAACCTGGACGGCGGTGGCTCCTCCACGATGATCTTCAACGGTGACCTGGTCAACGACCCGCTCGGCCGTGGCCAGGAACGCGGCACCAGCGACATCCTCTACGTGGCCGGCTGATGGACGCGGTCATCCTGATCCCGGCGTACCAGCCGGACGGGCGGCTCACCGACCTCCTCGTCCGGCTGGCCGGCCACGACGTCGTGGTGGTCGACGACGGCAGTGGCCCCCGGTACGCCGACGTCTTCGCCCGGGCCCGCGCGCTCGGCGCCGAGGTGGTCACGCACGACCGCAACCGTGGCAAGGGCGCGGCGCTCAAGACCGGGTTCGCGCACGTGCGGGCGTACCGTGCGGGTCGTGACGTGGTCTGCGCGGACAGCGACGGCCAGCACCGCCCCGGCGACATCGAGGCCGTCGCCGCCCGGCTGGCGGCCGGCGATGCCGATCTGGTGCTCGGCGCCCGCCGGTTCACCGGCCCGGTCCCGGCCCGCAGCCGGTTCGGCAACGGATG
This genomic interval carries:
- a CDS encoding phosphodiester glycosidase family protein codes for the protein MSRRLSRRAVLAGGLGAFVAAAGGTSAWALDRYVFDHVQVANASALTDLADVAGTGTATASGYTSDTATVTIESVDTGTVRYFVADVTVSDATIVRAAFANDQFGENIIANPSEIAAGAGAVLAINGDYYGFRDTGIVIRNGVAFRDRGARQGLAIHTDGSARLYDETATNADALLADGVWHTLSFGPGLVENGAVLDGIDAVEIDTNVGNHSVQGNQPRTGIGLVDANHWLFVVVDGRSDSSAGLTMSGFAQVFADRGATVAYNLDGGGSSTMIFNGDLVNDPLGRGQERGTSDILYVAG